A region from the Natronorubrum halophilum genome encodes:
- a CDS encoding PHP domain-containing protein produces MLSVELHAHSSLSYDGRDPVELILEQAEAVGLDAIAVTDHDEIDASLAAAELAPKYGLIGIPAMEISSKAGHILGFGLEEAVPPGLSYESTLEAIHEQGGLAVIPHPFQESRHGVMARITREELADGDAIEIYNSRLLTGRANRQAERFAQSRDLPMTAGSDAHISEMVGQAVTRVDAEQRSADAILEAIREGRTSVEGKRTPWRISFRQAAGGVSRRVRNSVLGLFQ; encoded by the coding sequence GTGTTGTCGGTTGAACTCCACGCCCACTCGTCGCTGTCGTACGATGGCCGCGACCCGGTCGAACTGATCTTAGAACAGGCCGAAGCCGTCGGTCTGGACGCGATCGCGGTGACCGACCACGACGAAATCGATGCCAGCCTCGCCGCCGCCGAACTGGCCCCCAAGTACGGTCTGATCGGCATTCCGGCCATGGAAATCTCGAGCAAGGCCGGCCACATCCTCGGATTCGGACTGGAGGAGGCGGTCCCGCCCGGCCTCTCCTACGAATCGACCCTCGAGGCGATCCACGAGCAGGGAGGATTGGCGGTGATTCCCCACCCGTTTCAGGAGTCCCGTCACGGCGTGATGGCCCGGATCACGCGCGAGGAACTCGCCGACGGTGACGCGATCGAGATCTACAACTCGCGGCTCCTTACCGGTCGGGCGAACCGACAGGCCGAACGCTTCGCGCAGTCTCGAGACCTTCCGATGACCGCGGGCAGCGACGCCCACATCAGCGAGATGGTCGGCCAGGCCGTCACCCGCGTTGACGCCGAGCAGCGTAGCGCCGACGCGATTCTCGAGGCCATTCGCGAGGGTCGGACCTCCGTCGAGGGCAAGCGAACGCCGTGGCGAATCAGCTTCCGGCAGGCCGCCGGCGGCGTCTCCCGGCGCGTCAGGAACTCCGTCCTGGGGCTGTTTCAATGA
- a CDS encoding asparagine synthetase B family protein has translation MTLRGVDPETVRTALERADPLPGTAGFAGELDETLVRDVLGRVPLYVETDRDSTTEPGSRWAFEPAVLDDPVALPPGATLELVEPDAEPERRWTLPAPEPEPDRDAALERLSSAIRTATSEARAADRDIAVAFSGGVDSALVAELLDAPLYVVGFPDSHDVDAAKTAADAMGRELTVVDLEPADLERAVPQVARATGRTNAMDVQIALPLYLVGERVAADGFDALAVGQGADELFGGYEKVVRLDHRVDAETTRGAVREQIESLSEQLPRDVHAIEATGLAPVAPLLHDAVVDAALRLPDELLADETERKRALRLVAADSLPAEIAYREKKAVQYGSLVARELDRLARQAGYKRRIDDHVTKYVQSLLEEDTDPPAA, from the coding sequence ATGACGCTGCGCGGCGTCGACCCCGAGACCGTTCGAACGGCGCTCGAGCGCGCCGATCCGCTGCCGGGAACGGCCGGTTTCGCTGGCGAACTCGACGAAACCCTCGTTCGTGACGTCCTCGGTCGAGTCCCGCTCTACGTCGAGACCGACCGCGATTCGACGACCGAGCCGGGCTCACGATGGGCGTTCGAACCCGCCGTCCTCGACGATCCGGTGGCGCTTCCGCCGGGCGCAACGCTCGAATTGGTGGAGCCCGACGCCGAACCCGAGCGCCGCTGGACGCTCCCCGCGCCGGAGCCCGAACCGGATCGAGACGCCGCCCTCGAGCGGCTCTCGAGCGCGATCCGGACCGCGACGAGCGAGGCTCGAGCCGCCGACCGCGATATCGCCGTCGCCTTTTCGGGCGGCGTCGACTCGGCGCTGGTCGCCGAACTCCTCGACGCACCGCTGTACGTCGTCGGCTTCCCCGACAGCCACGACGTCGACGCCGCCAAGACGGCCGCCGACGCGATGGGACGCGAACTGACCGTCGTCGACCTCGAGCCGGCCGACCTCGAGCGCGCCGTTCCGCAGGTCGCCCGCGCGACGGGGCGCACGAACGCGATGGACGTCCAGATCGCGCTGCCGCTGTACCTCGTCGGCGAACGCGTCGCTGCCGACGGCTTCGACGCGCTGGCGGTCGGCCAGGGCGCGGACGAACTGTTCGGCGGCTACGAGAAGGTCGTCCGCCTCGATCACCGCGTCGACGCCGAAACGACCCGCGGCGCGGTGCGCGAGCAGATCGAGAGCTTGTCCGAACAGCTTCCACGAGACGTCCACGCGATCGAAGCGACGGGGCTCGCGCCGGTTGCGCCCCTGTTACACGACGCCGTCGTCGACGCGGCGCTTCGGCTGCCGGACGAACTGCTGGCCGACGAAACGGAGCGCAAGCGCGCGCTTCGTCTCGTCGCGGCCGACTCGCTCCCAGCGGAGATCGCCTATCGAGAGAAAAAAGCCGTCCAGTACGGCAGTCTCGTCGCCCGCGAACTCGATCGCCTCGCCAGACAGGCCGGCTACAAGCGCCGGATCGACGACCACGTCACGAAGTACGTCCAGTCGCTGCTCGAGGAAGATACGGACCCGCCAGCGGCGTGA
- a CDS encoding amphi-Trp domain-containing protein — protein MGETTATEDEVSREEAADLIQELARELRSKGPAEVRIGNKTLTLSPSREIEYGIEVEERSPMLGGPREEITVTLEWEVDDEAP, from the coding sequence ATGGGAGAAACGACCGCCACCGAAGATGAGGTCTCACGAGAGGAAGCGGCGGATCTGATCCAGGAACTCGCTCGCGAACTCCGCAGCAAGGGACCCGCGGAGGTTCGTATCGGGAACAAGACGCTGACGTTATCCCCGTCACGAGAGATCGAGTACGGGATCGAAGTCGAGGAGCGCTCGCCGATGCTCGGCGGGCCGCGCGAGGAGATCACGGTGACGCTCGAGTGGGAAGTCGACGACGAAGCACCTTGA
- a CDS encoding Mrp/NBP35 family ATP-binding protein, producing MSITEHELKIELEGIEDPDIGEDIVSLGLVNDVTIEDETAKISLALNAPYAPSEMELGNRIREVVGEAGLEADLRAHTGAEHGFDDEVLPRVRNVIAVSSGKGGVGKTTIAANLAAGLEQRGAMVGLLDADIHGPNVPRILPVESEPGVTPSEDIVPPRSDGVRVISMGFMMEEEDDPAILRGPMVNKFMLKFLEGVEWGRLDYLIVDLPPGTGDATLNLLQSMPVTGSVVVTTPQEMALDDTRKGIQMFNKHDTPVLGVVENMSSFVCPTCDDEHGLFGTEGAQTIVDKYDIPLLGQIPLHPDFGAEGSEGALVKDNSSPVQEIVEEFVAEVSDRIGEVNRRTVADNVGDEEPENALPTETED from the coding sequence ATGAGTATCACAGAACACGAACTCAAGATCGAACTCGAGGGAATCGAGGACCCGGATATCGGCGAAGATATCGTCTCGCTCGGCCTGGTCAACGACGTCACGATCGAGGACGAGACGGCCAAGATCTCGCTCGCGTTGAACGCGCCGTATGCGCCCTCCGAGATGGAACTCGGGAATCGGATCCGCGAGGTCGTCGGCGAGGCCGGCCTCGAGGCCGACTTGCGGGCACACACCGGCGCGGAACACGGGTTCGACGACGAGGTGCTCCCGCGGGTTCGCAACGTCATCGCCGTCTCCTCGGGGAAGGGTGGCGTCGGGAAAACGACGATCGCCGCGAACCTCGCCGCGGGTCTCGAGCAACGCGGTGCCATGGTCGGCCTGCTCGACGCCGATATCCACGGACCGAACGTGCCGCGTATCCTGCCGGTCGAGAGCGAGCCCGGCGTCACGCCGAGCGAGGACATCGTTCCGCCCCGATCGGACGGCGTCCGAGTTATCAGCATGGGCTTCATGATGGAAGAGGAAGACGACCCCGCGATCCTCCGCGGGCCGATGGTCAACAAGTTCATGCTGAAGTTCCTGGAGGGCGTCGAGTGGGGTCGCCTCGACTACCTCATCGTTGACCTGCCGCCGGGAACGGGTGACGCGACGCTGAACCTGTTGCAGTCGATGCCGGTGACGGGCTCCGTCGTCGTCACGACGCCACAGGAGATGGCGCTCGACGACACCCGAAAGGGGATCCAGATGTTCAACAAACACGACACGCCGGTGCTCGGCGTCGTCGAGAACATGAGTTCGTTCGTCTGCCCGACCTGCGACGACGAGCACGGTCTGTTCGGCACCGAAGGGGCACAGACGATCGTCGACAAGTACGACATCCCGCTGCTCGGCCAGATCCCGCTCCACCCCGACTTCGGTGCCGAGGGGAGCGAGGGCGCGCTGGTCAAGGACAACTCGAGCCCGGTCCAGGAGATCGTCGAGGAGTTCGTCGCGGAGGTCTCCGACCGAATCGGTGAAGTCAACCGCCGCACGGTCGCCGACAACGTCGGCGACGAGGAGCCCGAAAACGCGCTGCCGACCGAGACCGAAGACTAG
- the nrfD gene encoding NrfD/PsrC family molybdoenzyme membrane anchor subunit encodes MSTKTPTEADILRPVNNVSKRYLVAFGLAALALAAFLVAWMYQLYMGMAVTGLSDWGSGGGVTWGLYIGAFIWWVGIAHGGIILSAAVRLLGMDRYMPVARLAELLTIAGLSAAGFYILVHMGRPDRMVTSVLGHYHITVNNSPLVWDVTVITAYFVLTATYLALTLRYDITRLRDQLPDHFSPIYNVMTLGYTEDEDEVVERMVWWLALAIIIMAPLLLHGGVIPWLFSVLPGMPAWFSAVQGPQFLTIALTSAISGVIIVAYAFRRTYDWDHIMTDDVFRGLLLWLGFFCLLFLWLQLQQNVVGLFKAPVNVGVAREATVNHPVYQVSMGLVLATLAYIFAQTIRPSLFTKARALLASFAVLSATLAEKILFVVEGFLHPTFDIYTATPGEYFPSAIEWLSLVGTTGLVVLMFLVVSKIVPVVELHAVEHLRGDHAHDHGEPDAEPTEQEVKA; translated from the coding sequence ATGAGCACCAAGACGCCGACCGAAGCCGACATCCTCCGGCCGGTCAACAACGTCTCGAAGCGGTATCTGGTCGCGTTCGGTCTCGCTGCGCTGGCTCTCGCGGCGTTCCTCGTCGCCTGGATGTATCAGTTGTACATGGGGATGGCCGTCACCGGTCTCTCCGACTGGGGTTCCGGCGGCGGCGTGACCTGGGGACTGTACATCGGCGCGTTCATCTGGTGGGTCGGAATCGCCCACGGGGGGATCATCCTCTCGGCGGCCGTCCGCCTGCTCGGTATGGACCGGTACATGCCCGTTGCGCGCCTCGCCGAACTGTTGACGATCGCCGGCCTCTCGGCGGCCGGCTTCTACATTCTGGTCCACATGGGTCGTCCGGACCGGATGGTCACGAGCGTGCTCGGTCACTACCACATCACCGTTAACAACTCGCCGCTGGTGTGGGACGTTACCGTCATCACGGCCTACTTCGTGCTGACGGCGACCTACCTCGCACTCACGCTTCGATACGATATTACGCGACTGCGCGATCAGCTTCCCGACCACTTCTCGCCGATCTACAATGTCATGACCCTCGGCTACACCGAGGACGAAGACGAAGTCGTCGAGCGAATGGTCTGGTGGCTCGCGCTCGCGATCATCATCATGGCACCGCTCCTCCTCCACGGCGGTGTCATTCCGTGGCTGTTCTCGGTGCTTCCCGGCATGCCAGCCTGGTTCAGCGCCGTCCAGGGGCCACAGTTCCTCACCATCGCGCTCACCTCCGCGATCAGCGGCGTGATCATCGTCGCCTACGCGTTCCGTCGAACGTACGACTGGGATCACATCATGACCGATGACGTCTTCCGCGGACTACTCCTGTGGCTCGGCTTTTTCTGCCTCCTCTTCCTTTGGTTGCAGCTCCAGCAGAACGTCGTTGGCCTGTTCAAGGCGCCGGTCAACGTCGGCGTTGCTCGAGAAGCGACCGTCAACCACCCGGTTTATCAGGTCTCGATGGGACTGGTCCTCGCGACGCTGGCGTACATCTTCGCGCAGACGATCCGCCCGTCGCTGTTCACCAAGGCGCGGGCCCTCTTGGCTTCGTTCGCCGTACTTTCCGCGACGCTGGCCGAGAAGATACTGTTCGTCGTCGAGGGCTTCCTGCACCCGACGTTCGATATCTACACGGCAACCCCCGGCGAGTACTTCCCGAGTGCGATCGAGTGGCTGTCGCTGGTCGGAACGACCGGACTGGTCGTGTTGATGTTCCTCGTCGTCTCGAAAATCGTGCCGGTGGTCGAACTCCACGCGGTCGAACACCTTCGTGGCGACCATGCTCACGATCACGGAGAACCGGATGCTGAGCCGACCGAACAGGAGGTGAAAGCATGA
- a CDS encoding 4Fe-4S ferredoxin N-terminal domain-containing protein: MSTDDESFHPLGKEWETELEGMLDETEYDSDLGMQMAKDAMRVTKGELSEAEFHEKYHDDVMSEFDVDDRPTEAAYEKAQEEKKGTATRMLEAFDGDGEESRRDVMKKMGVGATAVGIGAWGATDDGPEMNLGAADEQGYGDVENEGKQLGMVLDLEQCDGCLSCVTACQEENQLDQGVNWMYILEYEEPGEEPSQSRNRLIRPCQHCTDAPCEKVCPTTARHTRDKDGLVLTDYDVCIGCRYCQVACPYGVNYFQWDEPDVTTGEIEDHAEENDMNGDHMTDSRGRWVDSRAPRGTMSKCTMCPTRQDGHMGDEKVGTTACEDACPPNAINFGDMNDPESRPQQYLSNVVQTRAANDVDGESPNREEVASAYDFVNGDIELLDVSYIDGPWEKDVIEGVMYFNEEVEATDLQYLIDAEDYDSAEEAASAADEELRSVVEDVLDDEFEDDDLSDDELQTLVDAVLGETSEDDVDSERFDRAIGALDAVIADSEQSVQDIVDRYESREITPAEVEEALLILNEEEEEPWVTEAGITDEETAEQALEAYVGGDSSTFKLLEDVGTNPNVTYIGNEPGPSAEQVDGPVAYEDVGLTDNRKEVLDEQTVGDTGWSL; the protein is encoded by the coding sequence ATGAGCACGGACGACGAATCATTCCACCCGCTCGGAAAAGAGTGGGAGACCGAACTCGAGGGAATGCTCGATGAGACCGAGTATGACAGCGATCTCGGTATGCAGATGGCCAAGGACGCGATGCGGGTCACGAAGGGCGAGCTCTCCGAGGCCGAATTTCACGAGAAGTATCACGACGACGTGATGTCGGAGTTCGACGTCGACGACCGTCCCACCGAAGCAGCATACGAGAAGGCCCAGGAAGAGAAAAAGGGCACCGCGACTCGAATGCTCGAGGCCTTCGACGGCGACGGCGAAGAGAGTCGCCGCGACGTCATGAAGAAGATGGGCGTCGGTGCGACGGCCGTCGGGATCGGCGCGTGGGGCGCGACGGACGACGGCCCCGAAATGAATCTCGGTGCGGCCGACGAACAGGGCTACGGCGACGTCGAAAACGAGGGCAAACAGCTCGGGATGGTTCTCGACCTCGAGCAGTGCGACGGCTGTCTCTCCTGCGTGACTGCCTGTCAGGAAGAGAACCAACTCGACCAGGGCGTCAACTGGATGTACATCCTCGAGTACGAGGAGCCTGGCGAGGAACCCAGCCAGAGCCGGAACCGACTCATCCGACCGTGTCAACACTGTACCGACGCCCCCTGCGAGAAGGTCTGTCCGACGACGGCCCGTCACACCCGGGACAAGGACGGCCTCGTCCTGACCGACTACGACGTCTGTATCGGCTGTCGGTACTGTCAGGTCGCCTGTCCGTACGGCGTCAACTACTTCCAGTGGGACGAACCGGACGTTACGACGGGCGAGATTGAAGATCACGCCGAAGAAAACGATATGAACGGCGATCACATGACAGACTCCCGTGGTCGCTGGGTCGACAGCCGCGCGCCGCGTGGCACGATGAGCAAATGTACCATGTGCCCGACCCGACAGGACGGCCACATGGGCGACGAGAAGGTCGGAACGACGGCCTGCGAGGACGCCTGTCCGCCGAACGCGATCAACTTCGGCGACATGAACGATCCCGAGAGCCGACCGCAGCAGTATCTCTCGAACGTCGTCCAGACACGTGCAGCGAACGACGTCGACGGCGAAAGCCCCAACCGAGAGGAGGTCGCGTCGGCGTACGACTTCGTCAACGGCGATATCGAACTGCTCGACGTCTCGTACATCGACGGCCCCTGGGAGAAAGACGTCATCGAGGGCGTCATGTACTTCAACGAGGAGGTCGAGGCGACCGATCTGCAGTACCTGATCGACGCCGAGGACTACGACAGCGCCGAGGAGGCGGCGTCCGCCGCCGACGAGGAGCTTCGATCCGTCGTCGAAGACGTACTCGATGACGAGTTCGAGGACGACGACCTTTCGGACGACGAACTCCAGACGCTCGTCGATGCCGTCCTCGGTGAGACCTCCGAGGACGACGTCGATTCGGAGCGCTTCGACCGTGCGATCGGCGCACTCGACGCCGTCATCGCCGACTCCGAGCAGAGCGTCCAGGATATCGTCGATCGCTACGAGTCCCGCGAGATCACGCCGGCCGAAGTCGAGGAAGCGCTGCTGATCCTCAACGAGGAAGAAGAGGAGCCGTGGGTGACCGAAGCCGGTATCACCGACGAGGAAACCGCAGAGCAGGCCCTCGAGGCCTACGTTGGCGGCGATTCGTCGACGTTCAAGCTGCTCGAGGACGTCGGGACGAACCCGAACGTCACGTATATCGGCAACGAGCCCGGTCCGAGCGCCGAACAGGTCGACGGACCGGTCGCGTACGAGGACGTCGGGCTTACGGACAACCGCAAGGAAGTCCTCGACGAGCAGACAGTCGGTGACACGGGGTGGTCGTTATGA
- a CDS encoding helix-turn-helix domain-containing protein has protein sequence MAQATLTITMPEQVWIQQLSTAYPTATFRVLAAVPGSETGFALVRIAGPDAGNAVEDMEDHPQITELTLAQWSDDEATVHFETTEPLLLFSSRESGMPIELPVEIIDGEATVEVTGSRDRLARLAEQLEQFGLQYRIEHVRERLHESQLLSERQLEVVVAAVEEGYYDTPRRCSLTELAGELGIAKSTCSETLHRAEEAIIKRFVGDLPGIGANDSLEDQLATG, from the coding sequence ATGGCTCAGGCAACACTCACAATCACGATGCCCGAACAGGTCTGGATTCAACAGCTCTCGACGGCGTATCCGACGGCGACCTTTCGGGTACTGGCGGCGGTCCCCGGATCCGAGACCGGATTCGCCCTCGTCCGGATCGCCGGCCCGGACGCCGGCAACGCCGTCGAGGATATGGAGGACCATCCACAGATCACCGAACTCACGCTGGCCCAGTGGAGCGACGACGAGGCGACGGTTCACTTCGAGACGACCGAACCGCTGTTGTTGTTCTCCTCCCGAGAGTCGGGAATGCCGATCGAGCTTCCCGTCGAGATCATCGACGGCGAGGCGACGGTCGAGGTCACCGGCTCTCGAGACCGTCTCGCCAGGCTCGCCGAGCAACTCGAGCAGTTCGGTCTTCAGTATCGGATCGAACACGTTCGCGAGCGACTCCACGAGAGTCAGCTCCTCTCGGAGCGACAGCTCGAGGTCGTCGTCGCCGCCGTCGAGGAGGGCTACTACGACACGCCGCGACGCTGTTCGCTGACGGAGCTCGCGGGAGAGTTGGGCATCGCGAAATCGACCTGCAGCGAGACGCTCCACCGGGCCGAGGAGGCGATCATCAAACGGTTCGTCGGCGATCTCCCGGGGATCGGTGCCAACGACTCGCTCGAGGATCAACTCGCGACGGGTTGA
- a CDS encoding alpha/beta fold hydrolase, producing MAAISTERYETGATLLSSVEAESTVRTVNGVELHVVAAGERSDPLVVLLHGFPEFWYGWRRQIEPLVDAGYRVLVPDQRGYNLSEKPSGVRPYRTSECSQDIVELIASEGRDSARVVGHDWGGAVAWDLALRRPEAVDRLAIVNAPHPVVYRHHLLSNPEQLRRSWYAFCYQLPWLPELACRAGNFALLERALRETAAPGTFTDAAFDRYRRAWRRDGALTAMLNWYRAAGRYPPSLPRERIDAPTLIVWGTDDFALTTELAIDADQYCENSRLELLPETSHWVQHERPERLTELLLEAFESDR from the coding sequence ATGGCCGCTATTTCGACGGAGCGCTACGAGACGGGTGCAACCCTCCTCTCGTCGGTCGAGGCGGAGTCGACCGTTCGAACCGTCAACGGGGTCGAGTTGCACGTCGTCGCGGCCGGCGAGCGATCCGATCCGCTGGTCGTCTTGCTCCACGGCTTTCCTGAGTTCTGGTACGGCTGGCGACGCCAGATCGAACCGCTCGTCGACGCCGGCTATCGGGTGCTCGTTCCCGACCAGCGCGGGTACAACCTGAGCGAGAAACCGTCGGGAGTGCGGCCGTACCGAACCTCCGAGTGCTCGCAGGATATCGTCGAGTTGATCGCGAGCGAAGGGCGCGACAGCGCCCGCGTCGTCGGCCACGACTGGGGCGGTGCAGTCGCCTGGGACCTCGCGCTTCGACGCCCCGAAGCGGTCGACCGACTCGCGATCGTCAACGCCCCGCATCCGGTGGTCTATCGCCACCACCTGCTCTCGAATCCCGAACAACTTCGGCGAAGCTGGTACGCCTTTTGCTACCAGCTACCGTGGCTCCCCGAACTCGCCTGCCGGGCCGGAAACTTCGCCCTGCTCGAGCGAGCGCTCCGGGAGACCGCCGCACCGGGAACGTTCACCGACGCGGCGTTCGACCGGTATCGCCGCGCCTGGCGTCGAGACGGCGCGCTCACGGCGATGCTCAACTGGTACCGGGCGGCGGGACGGTATCCGCCCTCGCTGCCTCGAGAGCGGATCGACGCCCCGACGCTGATCGTCTGGGGAACGGACGACTTCGCGCTGACGACCGAACTGGCGATCGACGCCGACCAGTACTGTGAGAACAGCCGCCTCGAGTTACTGCCGGAGACGAGCCACTGGGTCCAACACGAACGGCCGGAACGACTGACGGAACTGCTTCTCGAGGCGTTCGAGAGCGATCGCTGA
- a CDS encoding MOSC domain-containing protein, with protein MTGSGTVERIVIAPEAEAEMEEQTDVEAVAGKGLRGDRYFSGIETGTFVEWESDEERRDGYDLTLIEQEAVTAIEREAGIELAPGEHRRNIETRDVALNHLVGQRFRVGDAICRGDRLCEPCNHLQRITQDGVLQALTHRGGLRADILEEGIIRLGDAIEPLE; from the coding sequence ATGACTGGTAGTGGCACCGTCGAACGAATTGTTATCGCACCTGAAGCCGAAGCGGAGATGGAAGAACAAACCGACGTCGAAGCGGTCGCCGGGAAGGGGCTCCGAGGTGATCGCTACTTTAGCGGGATCGAGACGGGGACTTTCGTCGAGTGGGAGTCAGACGAGGAACGCCGTGATGGATACGACCTCACGTTGATCGAGCAGGAGGCTGTGACAGCAATCGAACGTGAAGCGGGAATCGAACTTGCACCGGGAGAACACCGACGGAATATTGAAACCCGTGATGTCGCACTCAATCATCTCGTCGGACAACGATTTCGAGTCGGTGACGCCATCTGTCGAGGAGACCGACTGTGTGAACCGTGTAACCACCTTCAGCGCATCACTCAAGACGGCGTATTGCAGGCACTCACTCACCGAGGTGGGCTCCGAGCGGACATTCTTGAAGAGGGGATAATTCGCCTCGGAGACGCCATCGAGCCGCTCGAATAA
- a CDS encoding transcription initiation factor IIB, which yields MPDTTIRTQSGKRRQHESDESLGQADEQAREQCPECAGQLISDTEHAETVCADCGLVVDESEIDRGPEWRAFDSAEKDEKSRVGAPTTNMMHDQGLSTNIGWQNKDAYGKSLSTRQRQKMQRLRTWNERFRTRDSKERNLKQALGEIDRMASALGLPENVRETASVIYRRALEEDLLPGRSIEGVATASLYASARQAGTPRSLDEISAVSRVEKDEVARTYRYVIRELGLEVQPADPESYVPRFASDLELSDETERRARTLLSTAKEQGIHSGKSPVGLAAASVYAAALLTNEKVTQNDVSEVASISEVTIRNRYHELLEAEENAPA from the coding sequence ATGCCTGATACCACGATCCGAACCCAGAGCGGCAAGCGACGCCAGCACGAGTCAGACGAGTCACTCGGGCAAGCGGACGAGCAAGCCCGAGAGCAGTGTCCGGAATGTGCCGGACAGCTCATCTCCGACACCGAACACGCTGAAACCGTCTGTGCGGACTGTGGTCTCGTCGTCGACGAGAGTGAGATCGACCGCGGGCCGGAGTGGCGAGCGTTCGACTCCGCCGAAAAGGACGAGAAATCCCGCGTCGGGGCGCCGACGACGAACATGATGCACGACCAGGGCCTGTCGACGAACATCGGCTGGCAGAACAAAGACGCCTACGGGAAATCCCTCTCGACCCGTCAGCGCCAGAAGATGCAACGGCTGCGCACCTGGAACGAGCGCTTTCGCACCCGCGACTCCAAGGAGCGCAACCTCAAGCAGGCCCTCGGCGAAATCGACCGAATGGCCAGCGCGCTCGGTCTCCCGGAGAACGTCCGTGAGACCGCCAGCGTGATCTATCGCCGCGCGCTCGAGGAGGATCTCCTCCCCGGGCGATCGATCGAGGGCGTCGCGACGGCCTCGCTGTACGCGTCCGCCCGTCAGGCCGGCACGCCGCGCAGCCTCGACGAAATTTCGGCCGTCAGCCGCGTCGAGAAGGACGAAGTCGCCCGGACGTATCGCTACGTGATCCGGGAACTCGGCCTCGAGGTCCAGCCGGCCGATCCGGAGAGCTACGTGCCGCGGTTCGCCAGCGATCTCGAACTTTCGGATGAAACCGAACGCCGGGCTCGAACGCTGCTCTCGACGGCGAAAGAACAGGGGATCCACAGCGGTAAGTCGCCGGTCGGCCTCGCCGCCGCCTCGGTGTACGCCGCCGCCCTGTTGACCAACGAGAAGGTCACCCAGAACGACGTCAGCGAGGTCGCCAGCATCTCCGAGGTCACCATCCGCAACCGGTATCACGAGTTGCTCGAGGCCGAAGAGAACGCCCCGGCCTGA
- the gatC gene encoding Asp-tRNA(Asn)/Glu-tRNA(Gln) amidotransferase subunit GatC, with protein sequence MSDDAVSPEEVRHVAELARVDLADDEVDRFTRQFADILEYFETLDEVPEVDREADLTNVMRPDEGRDSLERDEALENAPETEDGYFKGPNVS encoded by the coding sequence ATGAGCGACGACGCCGTCAGTCCCGAGGAGGTCCGCCACGTCGCGGAGCTGGCTCGCGTCGATCTCGCGGACGACGAGGTCGACCGGTTCACGCGACAGTTCGCGGACATCCTCGAGTACTTCGAGACGTTAGACGAGGTGCCGGAGGTCGACCGCGAGGCCGACCTGACGAACGTGATGCGACCGGACGAGGGACGCGACTCGCTCGAGCGCGACGAAGCGCTCGAGAACGCACCGGAGACCGAGGACGGCTACTTCAAGGGGCCGAACGTTTCCTGA